A stretch of the Flavobacterium aquiphilum genome encodes the following:
- the feoB gene encoding ferrous iron transport protein B, which translates to MSLKNINVALIGNPNVGKTSVFNQLTGLNQQVGNYPGITVEKKMGFCKLPNNIKANILDLPGTYSLNASSIDESVVIELLLNKNDRLYPDVALVVTDVENLKRNLLLYTQIKDLEIPTILVINMADRMEQKGISLDIPYLEEHLKTKIALISSRKGYGIEELKNLIISYKTISSEPCLNASVIDTEYFNSLRQAFPNQLLYKLWLVITQDVNFLNLERNEIRSTFTKSHSDLKRLQQKETIKRYQFINEVLKGGLKIDSSVAKDFRSKLDRVLTHKIWGYVIFFVILFVIFQSIFQWSKIPMDFIDSTFATLSTLAAEHLPKGMLTDLISQGIIPGIGGILIFIPQIAFLFLFISILEESGYMSRVVFLMDKIMRRFGLSGKSVVPLISGTACAIPAIMATRNIENWKERLITILVTPFTTCSARLPVYAIIIGLVIPNTYVLGILNLQGLTLMLLYLIGFGMAIFSAYILNIVLKVKGKTFFVVEMPNYKLPMFKNVAINVVEKTKAFVSGAGKIILAISIILWFLASYGPGKQFKNAEQIILENNKTNPLSPTEFQNAVASQKLENSYIGLMGKTIEPVISPLGYDWKIGIAIISSFAAREVFVGTLATIYSVGGTDNENTIKNKMAEEINPETGQKIFNFGTGISLLMFYAFAMQCASTLAITKKETNSWKWPATQLVFMSTLAYVVALIAFQILK; encoded by the coding sequence ATGAGTTTAAAAAATATCAACGTTGCTTTAATTGGGAATCCGAATGTAGGGAAAACTTCGGTCTTTAATCAACTTACAGGGCTGAACCAACAAGTGGGGAACTATCCCGGAATTACTGTTGAGAAAAAAATGGGTTTTTGCAAACTGCCCAACAATATCAAAGCCAACATCCTTGATTTACCGGGAACCTATAGCCTAAACGCAAGCTCCATTGATGAAAGCGTCGTTATAGAACTTTTGCTAAACAAAAACGACCGTCTCTATCCGGACGTAGCCCTCGTGGTTACCGATGTCGAGAACCTGAAACGAAATTTACTTCTTTATACGCAAATTAAAGACCTTGAAATTCCAACTATTTTGGTCATTAACATGGCTGACAGAATGGAACAAAAAGGAATCAGTCTTGACATTCCTTACCTTGAAGAACATCTGAAAACCAAAATCGCACTGATCAGTTCGAGAAAAGGATACGGAATTGAAGAACTGAAAAACCTCATCATCAGTTACAAAACCATTTCTTCGGAACCTTGCTTGAATGCTTCGGTGATTGACACGGAATATTTCAACAGTCTCCGTCAGGCATTCCCTAACCAATTACTCTATAAATTATGGTTGGTTATAACACAGGATGTTAACTTTTTGAACTTAGAGCGAAACGAAATTCGTAGCACTTTCACAAAATCCCATTCGGATTTAAAACGCTTACAGCAAAAAGAAACCATTAAAAGATATCAATTCATCAATGAAGTCCTAAAGGGAGGTTTGAAAATTGACTCTAGTGTGGCCAAGGATTTTAGAAGCAAACTTGACCGCGTCCTTACACACAAAATATGGGGTTACGTAATATTCTTTGTTATTTTGTTTGTGATTTTTCAGTCTATTTTCCAATGGTCAAAAATTCCGATGGATTTCATAGACAGCACCTTTGCAACACTGAGCACGCTGGCAGCTGAACATTTGCCTAAGGGCATGTTGACCGATTTGATTTCGCAGGGAATAATCCCCGGAATTGGCGGTATTTTGATTTTCATCCCCCAAATTGCCTTTTTATTTTTATTCATTTCGATACTGGAAGAAAGCGGTTATATGAGTCGTGTGGTTTTCCTGATGGACAAAATCATGCGCCGTTTTGGATTGTCGGGTAAAAGTGTGGTTCCCTTGATTTCCGGTACAGCCTGCGCCATTCCGGCCATTATGGCGACACGAAATATCGAAAACTGGAAAGAGCGTTTAATCACAATTCTCGTAACTCCGTTTACAACCTGTTCAGCCCGACTTCCCGTTTATGCCATTATAATCGGATTGGTCATTCCCAACACTTATGTACTGGGAATATTAAACCTTCAGGGATTAACACTGATGTTGCTCTATCTCATCGGTTTTGGAATGGCAATATTTTCAGCCTATATTTTGAATATTGTTCTAAAAGTAAAAGGAAAAACATTCTTTGTGGTCGAAATGCCCAACTATAAATTGCCAATGTTCAAGAACGTTGCCATCAATGTGGTGGAAAAAACAAAAGCTTTTGTTTCTGGCGCCGGAAAAATCATTTTGGCAATATCTATCATTTTATGGTTTTTGGCTTCTTACGGACCGGGAAAACAATTCAAAAACGCCGAACAAATAATATTAGAGAATAATAAAACGAATCCTCTATCCCCAACGGAATTTCAAAACGCTGTTGCTTCGCAAAAACTGGAAAACTCATACATTGGTTTGATGGGAAAAACTATAGAACCGGTAATTTCTCCATTGGGATACGACTGGAAAATAGGTATCGCTATCATCAGTTCGTTTGCGGCGAGAGAAGTATTTGTAGGAACCTTGGCAACTATCTACAGCGTAGGCGGAACCGACAATGAAAACACCATAAAAAACAAAATGGCAGAAGAAATTAATCCGGAAACGGGTCAAAAGATATTCAATTTTGGCACTGGAATTTCTTTGTTGATGTTTTATGCCTTTGCCATGCAATGCGCCAGTACTCTTGCCATAACAAAAAAAGAAACCAACTCTTGGAAATGGCCGGCAACTCAGCTTGTTTTCATGAGTACATTGGCTTATGTCGTAGCTTTAATTGCTTTTCAAATTCTAAAATAG
- a CDS encoding FeoB-associated Cys-rich membrane protein yields the protein MIQEIIAFSILVLAFAFLIRKFFFKKKSDKNCGNGDCGCS from the coding sequence ATGATTCAAGAAATAATTGCATTTAGTATCCTTGTATTAGCATTTGCATTTTTGATTCGAAAATTTTTCTTCAAAAAAAAATCGGATAAAAATTGCGGGAATGGCGATTGCGGCTGCAGTTAA
- a CDS encoding YybH family protein, protein MKKQFIKGLVVSGALLLLISCKKEEAPAAAVIDTNQIKEEIQAKENEFAETYNSGVTKDIGYHADDAITYPQNSKPIIGKTAIVEFLKTHRDTISKGRKLNFKTEDVFVSKDGEQVVEIGYYKVTDSTDAVVNSGNYMSLFVKRNGKYVCLRDMSTSDMDMPNE, encoded by the coding sequence ATGAAAAAGCAGTTTATTAAAGGGTTAGTTGTATCAGGCGCATTGTTATTATTAATTTCCTGCAAAAAAGAGGAAGCACCGGCTGCCGCAGTTATTGATACTAACCAAATCAAAGAAGAAATTCAAGCCAAAGAAAATGAATTTGCCGAAACATACAACTCGGGGGTAACCAAGGACATCGGTTATCATGCCGATGACGCCATAACCTATCCGCAAAACAGCAAACCGATAATAGGCAAAACCGCAATAGTTGAATTTTTGAAAACCCACAGGGACACTATTTCCAAAGGACGGAAACTCAATTTCAAAACAGAAGACGTATTTGTATCAAAAGACGGCGAACAGGTAGTGGAAATTGGATATTATAAAGTAACCGACTCTACAGATGCAGTTGTGAATTCCGGAAACTATATGAGTTTATTTGTAAAAAGAAACGGCAAATATGTTTGTTTAAGAGATATGAGCACATCGGACATGGATATGCCAAACGAATAA
- a CDS encoding metal-dependent transcriptional regulator — MTFSEENYLKAIYHLTANLDSEVSTNAIAEMMETKASSVTDMLKKLAEKDLVNYKKYQGVSLTENGKLAAKMIVRKHRLWEVFLVDKLDFSWDEVHDVAEQLEHIKSEKLINKLDDFLGNPTEDPHGDPIPDAQGRIIAIEKQLLSELHANQLGICVGVKDNSPDFLKYLDKQQIRLGTKIEVVSKEAFDLSLKIKVNETEFAISNKIASNLFVKML; from the coding sequence ATGACTTTCTCTGAAGAAAATTACCTAAAAGCGATATACCATCTTACCGCCAACTTAGATAGCGAAGTAAGCACCAATGCTATTGCCGAAATGATGGAAACGAAAGCTTCCTCAGTAACCGACATGCTTAAAAAGTTGGCCGAAAAAGATTTGGTGAACTATAAAAAATACCAAGGAGTTTCTTTAACCGAAAACGGAAAGCTTGCCGCCAAAATGATTGTGAGAAAGCATCGCTTATGGGAAGTTTTTTTGGTGGATAAACTTGATTTTTCGTGGGATGAAGTTCATGATGTTGCCGAACAATTGGAACACATCAAATCCGAAAAATTGATTAATAAGTTGGACGATTTTCTTGGTAATCCTACCGAAGACCCACACGGAGATCCAATTCCGGATGCGCAGGGTCGAATAATTGCGATTGAAAAACAATTGTTGTCCGAATTACATGCCAATCAATTGGGGATATGCGTTGGGGTAAAGGATAATTCTCCTGATTTCCTAAAATACCTTGACAAACAACAAATCAGATTAGGTACCAAAATTGAAGTGGTGTCCAAAGAAGCATTCGATTTATCCTTAAAAATAAAAGTAAACGAAACCGAATTTGCAATCTCAAATAAAATTGCAAGTAATCTGTTTGTAAAAATGCTTTAG
- a CDS encoding Nramp family divalent metal transporter gives MSKSLEEVHQSVHTQDKSTIFRRIIAFFGPAYLVSVGYMDPGNWATDIAGGSQFGYSLLWVLLMSNLMALLLQSLSARLGIVTQRDLAQASRETYSRPINYILYFLAEIAIAACDLAEVLGMAIGINLLFNIPLIEGVLITVLDTFLLLFLINKGIRKMEAFIIVLVAIIGFSFVFEMIFAQPELDKVFYGLVPSIPNETALYIAIGIIGATVMPHNLYLHSSLVQTRNFDRTPKGIKQALKYNFLDSTIALNLAFFVNAAILILAAATFYRNGMFEVAEIQDAHRFLQPLLGTKWAPILFAVALIAAGQSSTVTGTLAGQIVMEGYLNLRIQPWVRRILTRLIAIVPAVIVILIYGESVTGKLLILSQVILSLQLGFAIIPLIHFVSDKVKMKGFHISRTTQITAWIIATIIVSLNAKLVYNEINGWLETSENPILLWLTVVPLALFFLGLLLYIIFNPFIAKAKHDIENHSPHHLKLQFSKSGSYDKKNIAVSVDFSTADEVALNSAFELGGMDAEYTLIHVVETVGAMVYGEDIDDHETLIDRRLLKEYEEMLSQKGFRVKTELGFGEPIKIIPEIINAENFDTLVMGTHGHTGLKDLIFGTTVDKLRHKISIPLLIVKKEK, from the coding sequence ATGAGCAAATCATTAGAAGAAGTCCATCAATCTGTCCATACTCAAGATAAATCCACCATTTTTAGAAGAATAATTGCCTTTTTTGGCCCAGCCTATTTAGTAAGTGTTGGCTACATGGATCCCGGAAATTGGGCGACGGATATTGCCGGTGGAAGCCAGTTTGGATATTCTTTGTTGTGGGTTTTGTTGATGAGTAATTTGATGGCTTTGCTGTTGCAAAGTTTGAGCGCAAGACTTGGAATCGTTACCCAACGTGATTTGGCGCAAGCTTCAAGAGAGACGTATTCAAGACCGATAAATTACATTTTATACTTTTTGGCTGAGATTGCCATAGCTGCCTGTGACCTTGCCGAAGTTTTGGGAATGGCAATCGGAATCAACTTATTATTTAATATTCCGCTTATCGAAGGGGTTTTGATTACGGTTTTGGACACTTTTTTACTGCTCTTTTTAATCAATAAAGGCATCCGAAAGATGGAAGCTTTTATCATTGTATTGGTTGCAATCATTGGTTTTTCTTTTGTTTTTGAAATGATTTTTGCGCAACCGGAATTGGACAAAGTGTTTTATGGTTTAGTTCCGTCAATACCAAATGAAACAGCATTATACATTGCGATTGGAATTATTGGGGCTACGGTAATGCCACATAATTTGTACCTGCATTCGTCTTTGGTACAAACCCGAAACTTTGACCGAACTCCAAAGGGAATCAAGCAAGCTTTGAAATATAATTTCTTGGATTCGACTATTGCTTTAAATTTGGCCTTTTTTGTAAATGCTGCGATTTTGATTTTGGCGGCAGCTACATTTTATAGAAATGGAATGTTTGAAGTGGCCGAAATTCAGGATGCACATCGGTTTTTACAACCGCTTTTGGGAACCAAATGGGCACCAATTTTATTTGCCGTTGCCTTAATTGCTGCGGGACAGAGTTCAACGGTTACCGGAACATTGGCCGGACAAATCGTGATGGAAGGTTATTTGAATTTAAGGATTCAGCCTTGGGTTCGAAGAATATTAACCCGATTGATTGCAATTGTTCCTGCTGTTATTGTGATTTTAATTTATGGCGAAAGCGTAACCGGTAAATTGCTGATTTTAAGCCAGGTTATTTTGAGTTTACAATTGGGGTTTGCGATTATTCCTTTGATTCATTTTGTGAGTGACAAAGTTAAAATGAAAGGCTTCCATATTTCAAGAACGACCCAAATTACAGCATGGATTATTGCTACTATTATTGTTTCATTGAACGCAAAATTGGTTTATAACGAAATTAACGGTTGGCTTGAAACTTCTGAAAACCCAATATTACTGTGGCTTACCGTGGTTCCTTTGGCGCTTTTTTTCTTGGGATTGTTGCTTTATATTATTTTCAATCCTTTTATTGCCAAAGCAAAACATGATATCGAGAACCATTCGCCACATCATTTGAAACTGCAATTTTCTAAATCGGGGAGTTATGACAAAAAAAATATTGCCGTTTCCGTAGATTTTTCTACGGCTGATGAAGTAGCGTTAAACAGTGCTTTTGAATTGGGTGGAATGGATGCCGAATATACTTTGATCCATGTGGTAGAAACTGTTGGAGCTATGGTTTACGGAGAAGATATTGATGACCACGAGACATTAATTGATAGAAGGTTATTGAAAGAATATGAGGAAATGCTTTCGCAAAAAGGTTTTCGTGTAAAAACCGAATTGGGATTTGGGGAGCCAATAAAGATAATACCCGAAATAATCAATGCCGAAAATTTTGATACTTTGGTTATGGGAACCCACGGACATACAGGTTTAAAAGACTTGATTTTTGGCACAACCGTAGATAAATTGCGTCATAAAATTTCGATACCTTTGCTGATTGTAAAAAAAGAAAAATAG
- a CDS encoding TonB-dependent receptor, whose protein sequence is MKHLFLIIITLITSITFAQETTVVSGTIKHKSNPIENATVEIVGTNFTTQTDSNGSYSFQNITKSNYKIQVTSVGYKTQRKNISIQSSAQTQLNFELISDDNELNEVVVSGTLKAVKRLESAVPVEVYSPVFFKKNPTPSIYEALQNVNGVRPQLNCGVCNTGDIHINGLEGPYTSVMIDGMPIVSSLSTVYGLSGIPNSLVERIEIVKGPASSLYGSEAVGGLINIITKNPNNAPIFSADVLTTSWLETNVDLGGKFNIKGRATSIVGLNYYNYGQTIDNDHDGFTDVTAQNRISVFNKWNFNRPQNRLFTVAVRGMYEDRWGGDTRWEKKYRGGDEIYGESIYTKRGELLGNYQLPTTEKLMLSFSGTMHFQDSRYGTTSYIANQKIAFIQLTWDKKIQNNDLLTGIASRYTYYDDNTTATAFVNENNPEKTWLPGIFAQDEISFKEKHKILLGIRYDYNSIHGNIFTPRFAYKVKFNDNNILRFNTGTGFRVVNLFTEDHAALTGSREVIIAENLDPEKSVNANLNYIKKIFLNNGTFLGIETTAFYTRFSNKIVSDYETDPNKIIYNNINGYALSQGISCNTDINFTNGLKFILGATYMDVSNVENGIKTRPFLTEKFTATWSVSYKINSIDLGIDYTGNCYSPMKLPLLSETDPRNPNSPWYSIQNIQFTYTGWKNFELYAGIKNLLNFTPKQNNPFLISRTEDPFDKNVQYDANGKVLVTPDNPYGLTFDTTYVYGANQGIRGFFGLRYNLF, encoded by the coding sequence ATGAAACATTTATTTTTGATAATTATAACATTAATAACTTCAATTACATTCGCACAGGAAACCACAGTTGTAAGCGGAACAATAAAGCATAAATCCAACCCAATTGAAAATGCAACGGTAGAAATAGTTGGAACCAATTTCACCACTCAAACGGACAGCAACGGCAGTTACAGCTTTCAAAATATTACTAAAAGCAACTATAAAATTCAGGTGACTTCAGTAGGTTATAAAACCCAACGAAAAAACATCTCAATACAGTCATCGGCACAAACGCAACTCAACTTTGAACTCATATCAGATGATAACGAACTTAACGAAGTGGTGGTTTCCGGAACTTTAAAAGCGGTAAAACGACTTGAAAGTGCCGTTCCGGTTGAAGTCTATTCGCCTGTTTTCTTCAAAAAAAACCCAACGCCAAGTATTTATGAAGCTTTACAAAACGTAAACGGAGTCAGACCTCAACTCAATTGTGGTGTCTGTAACACCGGGGACATTCACATTAACGGGCTTGAAGGCCCTTATACTTCTGTAATGATTGACGGAATGCCGATTGTAAGCAGTTTATCTACCGTTTATGGATTATCGGGAATTCCGAATTCATTGGTGGAGCGAATCGAAATTGTGAAAGGTCCTGCCTCTTCTTTGTATGGAAGTGAAGCCGTGGGTGGTTTAATCAACATCATCACAAAAAATCCAAACAACGCCCCCATTTTTTCTGCCGATGTGCTTACAACCTCTTGGCTCGAAACCAATGTCGATTTGGGTGGGAAATTCAATATCAAAGGCAGAGCAACTTCGATAGTAGGATTAAATTATTACAACTATGGACAAACCATTGACAACGACCATGACGGATTTACTGATGTTACGGCACAAAACAGAATTTCGGTTTTCAATAAATGGAATTTTAACCGACCTCAAAACCGATTATTTACGGTGGCTGTCCGAGGAATGTACGAAGATCGATGGGGAGGTGATACTCGTTGGGAGAAAAAATACCGCGGTGGAGATGAAATTTACGGGGAAAGCATTTACACCAAAAGAGGGGAATTATTAGGAAATTATCAATTACCTACAACCGAAAAATTAATGCTCTCTTTCTCGGGAACAATGCATTTTCAGGACAGCCGCTACGGAACAACCTCTTATATCGCCAATCAAAAAATTGCTTTTATTCAGCTTACTTGGGACAAAAAAATCCAAAACAACGATCTCTTGACCGGAATCGCTTCGCGTTATACCTACTACGATGACAACACCACCGCAACAGCATTTGTAAACGAAAACAATCCTGAAAAAACATGGCTTCCGGGGATTTTTGCACAAGACGAAATCTCTTTCAAAGAAAAACACAAGATTTTACTTGGCATACGATACGACTACAATTCCATTCACGGAAATATTTTCACGCCACGATTTGCCTACAAAGTAAAATTCAATGACAACAATATTCTCCGATTCAATACTGGAACCGGATTTAGGGTTGTCAATTTATTTACGGAAGATCATGCCGCGCTAACTGGTTCTCGTGAAGTGATTATTGCCGAAAATCTAGACCCCGAAAAATCTGTCAATGCCAATTTGAATTATATCAAGAAAATTTTTCTTAACAACGGCACCTTTTTAGGCATTGAAACCACGGCATTTTACACCCGTTTCAGTAATAAAATTGTATCGGATTACGAAACCGACCCAAACAAAATCATTTACAACAATATCAATGGTTACGCCCTGAGCCAAGGAATCAGTTGCAATACCGACATTAATTTCACCAACGGTCTAAAGTTTATTTTAGGTGCCACCTATATGGATGTTTCCAATGTCGAAAACGGTATCAAAACAAGACCCTTTTTGACCGAAAAATTCACGGCTACTTGGAGTGTTTCGTACAAAATCAATTCGATTGATCTAGGCATAGATTACACCGGAAATTGCTACAGTCCAATGAAATTGCCTTTGCTAAGCGAAACCGACCCAAGAAACCCGAACTCCCCTTGGTACAGCATCCAAAACATCCAATTCACCTATACCGGTTGGAAAAACTTTGAGCTCTACGCCGGAATAAAAAACCTGCTCAACTTTACCCCTAAGCAAAACAATCCATTCCTGATTTCGAGAACTGAAGACCCATTTGACAAAAATGTTCAATACGACGCCAACGGAAAGGTGTTGGTAACCCCCGACAATCCTTATGGTTTGACTTTCGACACCACTTATGTTTATGGCGCCAATCAAGGAATCAGAGGGTTCTTTGGGCTTCGATATAATTTATTTTAA
- a CDS encoding thioredoxin family protein: MKKWIYITAIFFWATSSVFAQLKTYTFEEAEKLSKENPKPFVVFVHTSWCNYCKMMENSTFKDPEIIRLLNANFYFVPLDAETKSAIRFNNHTFTFKPNGQNTGIHELATALATIDSKVIYPTITILLADYSIVFQKHSFINSKQLILILENAR; the protein is encoded by the coding sequence ATGAAAAAGTGGATTTACATAACAGCAATTTTCTTTTGGGCAACATCCTCTGTTTTTGCCCAATTAAAAACCTATACTTTTGAGGAAGCCGAAAAACTGTCCAAAGAAAATCCAAAACCATTTGTGGTTTTTGTGCATACTTCTTGGTGCAATTACTGTAAAATGATGGAAAATTCCACTTTCAAAGATCCTGAAATCATTCGGCTATTAAACGCAAATTTTTACTTTGTTCCATTGGATGCCGAAACCAAATCAGCCATTCGTTTCAATAATCACACATTCACATTCAAACCAAACGGTCAAAACACAGGAATCCACGAACTAGCAACCGCGTTGGCAACTATCGATTCCAAAGTCATTTATCCAACAATTACAATTTTACTAGCTGATTATTCAATTGTTTTTCAAAAACATTCTTTCATAAACAGTAAACAATTAATTCTTATTTTGGAAAATGCACGGTAA
- a CDS encoding BrxA/BrxB family bacilliredoxin, whose product MYPEEMVKPMQAELTTAGFQDLHSAEEVNNAIKSEGTTFVVVNSVCGCAARNARPGAVMSLEGAKKPDQLITVFAGVDKEAVNAAREHMFPFPPSSPSIALFKNGELVHMLERHHIEGRPAETIAENLKDAFNEFC is encoded by the coding sequence ATGTATCCAGAAGAAATGGTAAAACCAATGCAGGCTGAATTGACAACTGCAGGTTTTCAAGATTTACATAGTGCTGAAGAAGTTAATAATGCAATTAAATCAGAAGGTACGACATTTGTGGTAGTAAATTCTGTTTGTGGTTGTGCCGCAAGAAATGCCCGTCCGGGAGCAGTGATGAGTTTGGAAGGCGCCAAAAAGCCAGATCAATTGATCACCGTTTTTGCAGGAGTTGATAAAGAGGCTGTAAACGCAGCAAGAGAACACATGTTTCCTTTTCCTCCATCTTCTCCAAGCATTGCGTTGTTCAAAAATGGTGAATTGGTTCACATGTTAGAGCGTCACCACATTGAAGGACGTCCGGCTGAAACTATCGCTGAAAACCTTAAAGACGCTTTCAACGAATTTTGCTAA
- a CDS encoding efflux transporter outer membrane subunit, with translation MKNKFKIIVVVVVLAVLPVGCLVGPKYQKPEDQSAANYRNGTANADTLASVVNIKWFDLFNDEVLKGLIKKGLENNYDMKIALARIERTRAELGYSKADLLPAVGYSATVNSNKKSFLPSNASATLSWELDFWGKIRHENRALQNELLASEEGRKVILSNLVSDIAVAYFELRDFDNQLLITKQTLEARQKAYEIINARFKQGYVSEVDKVQIEQQVAIAEAAIPAIQRLITDRENKISILIGQAPGPIERGKTVSELQVANNIPVSIPSIVLKNRPDVQQAERTYIASNERIGVAQAMRFPSFNIAALAGFANSEISHLFDSSSYLQNASASVAGPIFNFGKNKRRVEVYRQIAEESKLSYQKTCLVAVAEVEQALQNVRTYKEEWTARNKQVIAARKNYELSEARYYNGYVSYLEVIQVQQALFDSELSLSELTQNQLSSMIVLYRALGGGWN, from the coding sequence ATGAAGAATAAGTTTAAAATAATTGTTGTTGTTGTAGTTCTTGCAGTGCTTCCTGTAGGTTGTTTAGTTGGACCTAAATACCAAAAACCGGAAGATCAAAGTGCTGCTAATTATCGTAATGGAACTGCAAATGCAGATACGTTGGCCTCCGTTGTCAATATCAAATGGTTTGATCTCTTTAATGATGAGGTTCTAAAGGGACTAATCAAAAAAGGGTTGGAAAATAACTATGACATGAAAATTGCTTTGGCGCGTATTGAACGTACGAGAGCTGAATTAGGCTACAGTAAAGCCGATTTATTGCCTGCAGTAGGATATAGTGCAACGGTAAATAGTAATAAGAAATCCTTTTTACCTTCGAATGCATCGGCTACACTATCTTGGGAGTTGGATTTTTGGGGTAAAATACGCCATGAAAACAGAGCGCTTCAAAATGAATTGCTAGCTAGTGAAGAAGGACGAAAAGTAATTCTTTCAAATTTGGTAAGCGATATTGCTGTTGCTTATTTTGAGCTTCGTGATTTTGACAATCAGTTGTTGATTACCAAACAAACTTTGGAAGCCAGACAAAAAGCCTATGAAATAATCAATGCAAGATTCAAACAAGGGTATGTTTCTGAGGTGGATAAAGTTCAAATTGAGCAACAGGTGGCAATCGCCGAAGCTGCTATTCCTGCTATTCAGCGATTGATTACCGATCGTGAAAACAAAATCTCGATATTGATCGGACAGGCTCCAGGTCCAATTGAGAGAGGAAAAACAGTTTCGGAATTACAGGTCGCAAACAATATTCCTGTTTCGATCCCTTCAATTGTATTAAAAAATAGGCCGGACGTACAACAGGCTGAGCGAACTTATATTGCCTCCAACGAAAGAATTGGGGTCGCACAAGCAATGCGTTTTCCATCTTTTAATATTGCTGCATTAGCGGGTTTCGCAAACAGTGAAATAAGCCATCTGTTTGATAGTTCTTCTTATCTGCAAAATGCAAGCGCATCAGTTGCAGGGCCAATTTTTAATTTTGGTAAAAATAAAAGAAGAGTAGAAGTTTACAGACAAATTGCCGAAGAATCGAAACTTTCGTATCAAAAAACCTGTCTAGTTGCTGTTGCTGAAGTGGAACAAGCTTTGCAAAACGTAAGGACTTACAAAGAAGAATGGACTGCTAGAAATAAACAGGTAATAGCGGCCAGAAAAAACTATGAATTATCCGAAGCGAGATATTATAATGGCTATGTTTCGTATTTGGAAGTAATTCAGGTTCAGCAGGCATTATTTGATTCTGAATTGAGTCTTTCTGAGTTAACACAAAACCAATTGAGTTCGATGATAGTATTGTACAGAGCTCTTGGGGGCGGTTGGAATTAG